ATTGATTGGAGAGTGGAAAAACAAATGTAAAAATCTTTATTCTTGGAATACAAAGATTTCATGACCtcaataaaaaagaaattggaAATAGATAACATTAACCACCATTGATTGAAGAGTGGGAAAACAAATGTAAAAATCTGTTCTTGAAAATACGTAGAAAACTGGCTTTTCCATAAAAATATCACAAAAGTTAAGATAAAATTACTTAATGAAGTTACTAATGATAATCCCTGTAGAGTTATAGTACTAATCAAGCTGTTGATTGAATAAATCAACATTTCTAGAATTGGCTTACCACATAGTATTGCAAAAAATTGTctttatcttccatataacttgactTCAATTTAAATCTGATCATATAAATAACCCACAAGGTAGTAGCCAGCGTAGCCAGGTCGAGCACAGTATGTATGTCATATTCCATGACAAAGCTGCAATACAATCTAACAGCCAAAAAGATTGCTGTTAGCTCCTGTGATTTGAGTGAAATTCCTGCGACGAGATAATTTGTATAAATGAAGAGAATCAGCATCAACCGAAGTTTAGAACACAAAGCCAAtggaaaattttaaatacaCATAGTTGTCAACAAATAACTACAAATTTTTGAAGGCCATAATCTGCAAGCTTCAAACCATCAAAAAAGATCCAACACTTAGCATAGAGTTTGAGCAAAATTACAGCTCGtactttttcttgttttttaaaatttttttatatatcgcAGCTGCAATCAATAGCAGacagtattattaatttttcaagTAAAAGAATGCCGAACAAACATATCTTTCAGCACTCAAACAAATTAGAAACATAAACAATCCTAGTAATTTTTAAACAATACAGCAGCATCATAATATAATGATAAGAAGATAAACAATCAGTAGCATCACCACGTTTGCATTCTGGAAAAGGCTCTATTTTAACCCTCAATCAACACACGGATGAGAATTGCACGtataaaaaatccaaaaaatcaCCCTATTGCAACTACTTCGCATGGGAAAGGGAAAATAAACGTAAGAAACATCAATTCTAAATGCTCCAAATGCTTTTCTCATGCAACAATTCCACACTTGAAAGCATCCAACCCAAAAACAACAACGTCATAtagcaaaaaaaatataacgAACGCCGTACCAGCGCAAGTCTTCTCCTTCATCAATTTATAAATAAGAACGGAGATTCCAACCGAGTGCACAGCTTCCGCCGCGACAAAAAGGTTGTCGTGATCGTTCACAATGGCGCGGAGGATAATGAGCACCGCCatgccggtgattacagcgaGGAACGCCTTCACCTTCGGCGGCTGCCGCCGTACCCACGCCGTTACGGACTGGATCGGCCTCTTCGGGGGCCTCATCGTCGGATAAATTAGCAGATTATCTCTCTAGGATTTGAAAATTGGGAGGAtaatttttgggggaaaatttTGGTGGTGAAGGAATGtatgagtagtatttttttaacttGCAATGCAAAAGAGTTTGATCATTTTAGGTTTGAAACAACGAATGACTTTCCACATAAATTTGTATGGAGATGAgagattatatttattttagtgGAGCAATTTTCTCGTATTTATCctgtttaaaataattaatgatgaCAAGTGGTTTAAGATATTAACAAATTTATGGATATTTATTAGTAGTAAATTGATATGGAATAGTATTTGAATACATATCACgtactactactatactatTACTAACTAGATTTTGGATTTTGCCAAATAAATCGATCTCAATCTTTGAGATATGGctcttagttttataattttaaagattttatattactgaaaatataatagCAGTATGAATAATTACAAATACATAAATATTCTCTTGGTGGTGGTTCAACTAAAGTATAATAAATATAGGAGTTGGAGGTTAAGGCAGCTACACCAAAACCACCATTTTAATATGCCTATAATGGTATATTAACTTTGCAAATAATCAGTTCCTTCACTATTGAGTAACATTTGCCATGATATGGTACCCAACAAGTAGTATCGAGTATTTGACATCCATGAATATTAAAAGAGGATTTAGGATGAGGTATTATTTCAGATTTGCGGGAATATGCACATAGATTACATGCATAATTTCAATAGTGTCTAACTTCTTCTATATTTTGTCGTGATTATCTCATTTTTCCACCTAATAAACTATTGTATTAACACTATGCACCGAATAAATTACAATATGATTTTACATTTTTACTACGATGATTATTAGGACTAATCTATTGTTTCATAATTCAGACTATTTGATCCTTATGAGTTTCATCATGTATACGTCATAGTACtgtatttgttttaaaattttttggagtactaatatttaattgtttccGAAATATCCTTCTAAGTATGACAGATCGAAAGACAAAACCATAATTTCGTTGCTGAAGTGTCATTATTTTCATGTGCCAATACTAGCTTACTCGATTTGACATGGACTAAATAACGGCAACTAAGTTATACTCTTTCTGGTCCAttgtagtagagtcatttttctatttggTATATACGATATatttcatagtagtagagtcatttaaattttaaaagtcAAAACATTTCTCTTCGCTTACTTTAGTcgctcttattttattctcttttcatctctttacatttttcctttcctactttattcttttttttact
This portion of the Salvia splendens isolate huo1 chromosome 10, SspV2, whole genome shotgun sequence genome encodes:
- the LOC121751071 gene encoding ER lumen protein-retaining receptor erd-2.2-like; the protein is MRPPKRPIQSVTAWVRRQPPKVKAFLAVITGMAVLIILRAIVNDHDNLFVAAEAVHSVGISVLIYKLMKEKTCAGISLKSQELTAIFLAVRLYCSFVMEYDIHTVLDLATLATTLWVIYMIRFKLKSSYMEDKDNFLQYYVLAPCAVLALIIHPTTSHHLINRIFWAFCVYLEAVSVLPQLCVMQNTKIVEPFTAHYVFALGVARFLSCAHWVLQVLDSRGHLLVALGYGLWPSMVLISEIVQTFILADFCYYYVESVFGGQLVLRLPSGVV